Genomic segment of bacterium:
ACGGCGGAGGGTCTGGACGGCGTGTACGTCGCGCCACCGCTGTGGTTCGGGTACACTCCGTACACGGCGTTCGCCGGCACGGTGACGCTCCGGTTGGAGACCCTTCGCGCGCTCGTCCAGGACGTCATCGGGGGCTACGTCGCCCACGGGTTCCGCCATATCGTGATCGTGAACAACCACGGCCCGAACGAAGCCGCGATCGAGCCGGTCGCCACCGAGATGCGGCGACAGCACGGGGTGATCCTGAGCATCCTGTACCCGTGGCGCCTCGCGAACCACGTCGCGCGGGACATCACGCCCGGCGGCGATGTGGGATTTGGGCACGGCGGTGAGCCGACGATTTCTGTGATGATGGCGCTGGCACCCGGTGCCGTCACGATCGGCGGGCACCGCGAAACGCGCGGGTACGTGAAGGCTGGGCCGTTTACGGTCACGTCCTACAAGGCCGCGACGTTCCGGGGGTTCGAGACCGGCCTCTATAGCGAGCCGTCCGAGGTCCTGCCGAGCGGTGCAAGCGGGGACTGGACGAGTGCATCGGAGGAGCGCGGCCGTCAAATCCTTGAGCGCATGGTCGCATATGCCCGCGAGTTCGTGCCCGCCTTCCTGCGCTTGAGCCAGGAGGCGCAGCAGCGTCGCGCGGGGACCGCGTAGCGGGGGACCCGGCGCGAAGACGAATGGGAGGAGAGAGTATGCGGAGGCTCACACGCACGGTCACACGTACGATCCTCGCCACAGCATGGCTGGCGCTGGTTGCGGGGATGATCCTGCTCCCGGGGCTGCCTCGCGGCGCCGGCAACGCCTCGGCGGCACCGGCGGATACGCTGACCGTCGCGTACCCGCTCGAGCCCGATACATTGAACCCCTACGCGACACACATCCCCGCGGTCGGCGACATGGGCCTGGCCGAAGGGTTCGTCACCAACGACGAAAAGATGCGGTACATTCCGCTGCTCGCCCAGCGCGTCCCGCTGCTGTCGAACGGCGGTGTCCGCCTCGTTGGTCAGAAAATGATCGTGACGTGGAAGCTGAAGCCGGGCCTCAAATGGAGCGACGGCCAACCGGTGACGTCCGCGGATGCGCTGTTCACGTACAAGGCGATGATCGACCCCGAGTTCCGCGTCGATACGCGCCCCGGCTGGAACCTGATCGAATCGGTTGAGACCCCGGACCCGCTGACCGTCGTCGCGACGTTCAAGGCGCCTTTTGCGGCCTATGTCGTGAACACGTTTCGGTTCCTGATGCCCAAGCACGTCCTC
This window contains:
- a CDS encoding creatininase family protein, with product MRKWDLALMSSKEIGGIPKDRSALLVPVGCVEQHGPAGFTGADTILADYLCRRTAEGLDGVYVAPPLWFGYTPYTAFAGTVTLRLETLRALVQDVIGGYVAHGFRHIVIVNNHGPNEAAIEPVATEMRRQHGVILSILYPWRLANHVARDITPGGDVGFGHGGEPTISVMMALAPGAVTIGGHRETRGYVKAGPFTVTSYKAATFRGFETGLYSEPSEVLPSGASGDWTSASEERGRQILERMVAYAREFVPAFLRLSQEAQQRRAGTA